Proteins encoded by one window of Lathyrus oleraceus cultivar Zhongwan6 chromosome 1, CAAS_Psat_ZW6_1.0, whole genome shotgun sequence:
- the LOC127073779 gene encoding uncharacterized protein LOC127073779 — MAFRISVRRWILVFALLYICLFLNNFGEADDDEPGTQIGGGGAGFGGGSGVGGSGGGGGSGSSGSFGDPTPIISKALLCFNDKYIYQSCEESYRLSENGNLDIPSEKTDVFCEGPCMSETNLVLSCIDNIFSNFIFYNRATIEDVKETILAGCGYGPQRGNFNVAEHIQTEENNAVKTTSHVLMSLAFIMMI; from the exons ATGGCATTTCGAATCAGTGTTAGACGTTGGATCTTAGTCTTTGCTCTCCTTTATATTTGTTTGTTCTTGAATAACTTTG GAGAGGCTGATGATGATGAGCCTGGCACCCAGATAGGTGGTGGTGGAGCTGGTTTTGGTGGAGGTTCAGGGGTTGGTGGTAGTGGCGGTGGCGGTGGCAGCGGCAGTAGCGGAAGCTTTGGCGATCCTACTCCAATCATCTCAAAAGCCTTGCTTTGTTTCAATGATAAATAT ATTTATCAAAGCTGTGAAGAGTCATACAGATTGAGCGAAAATGGAAATTTAGACATACCTTCGGAGAAAACTGATGTATTCTGTGAAGGACCATGTATGTCTGAGACAAACTTGGTTCTCAGCTGCATTGACAACATTTTCAGCAACTTCATATTCTACAACAGAGCAACCATAGAAGATGTTAAAGAAACAATTCTAGCTGGATGTGGTTATGGTCCTCAAAGAG GTAACTTTAATGTGGCTGAGCATATCCAAACTGAAGAAAACAATGCTGTGAAGACTACTAGCCATGTTCTAATGAGTCTTGCTTTTATCATGATGATCTAA